The Thermodesulfobacteriota bacterium genome contains a region encoding:
- a CDS encoding HD domain-containing protein — MTLPKGILVAEIEDGQAVEGLFLLHELSRAQTKNGKPYLIVTVADRSGSMAGRVWEDADRWAQGLKAGEVVALAGVAQAYRGEIQLRIASLRPVSRDQVDMAFFLPATAADVEALGAELAAHISSITDPPLRLLLSRLFDSGPFLTAFMAAPAAKRLHHACLGGLLEHTCAVARLADRVAQLYPAVDRSLLMAGALVHDIGKTHELDPSSFPFEYTDQGRLVGHVVLGAQMVQAAASAIEGFPPEVATRLVHLVLSHHGQPEFGAPAVPMLLEAFILNLLDDLDAKVNQFRRLAEGLREPGYQWSDYQRHLERYLLVLGPAQQEEGSPEPPPAGEPGSLPGGRRQPSLW; from the coding sequence ATGACACTTCCCAAGGGTATCCTGGTGGCCGAGATCGAGGACGGCCAGGCGGTGGAAGGCCTCTTCCTCCTCCACGAGCTTTCCCGGGCCCAGACCAAGAACGGCAAGCCGTATCTGATTGTCACCGTCGCCGACCGGAGCGGCAGCATGGCTGGCCGGGTCTGGGAAGACGCCGACCGCTGGGCACAGGGCCTCAAGGCCGGCGAGGTGGTGGCCCTGGCCGGTGTCGCCCAGGCCTACCGGGGGGAGATCCAGCTGCGCATCGCCAGCCTGCGGCCGGTCAGCCGCGACCAGGTGGACATGGCCTTCTTCCTGCCGGCCACCGCCGCCGATGTGGAGGCCCTCGGCGCCGAGCTGGCGGCCCACATCAGCAGCATCACCGACCCCCCTCTGCGCCTGCTCCTTTCTCGCCTTTTCGACTCCGGCCCCTTTTTGACCGCCTTCATGGCGGCGCCGGCTGCGAAAAGGCTCCACCACGCCTGCCTGGGTGGCCTCCTGGAGCACACCTGCGCCGTGGCCCGTCTGGCCGACCGCGTCGCTCAACTCTATCCGGCCGTGGACCGCTCGCTGCTCATGGCCGGCGCCCTGGTGCACGACATCGGCAAGACCCATGAGCTGGACCCGTCGAGCTTTCCCTTCGAGTACACCGACCAGGGGCGGTTGGTCGGGCACGTCGTCCTGGGGGCGCAGATGGTGCAGGCAGCGGCCAGCGCCATCGAAGGCTTTCCGCCTGAGGTCGCCACCCGGCTGGTGCATCTGGTGCTGAGCCACCACGGCCAGCCGGAGTTCGGGGCGCCGGCCGTGCCCATGCTGCTGGAGGCCTTTATCCTCAACCTCCTCGATGACCTGGACGCCAAGGTCAACCAGTTCCGGCGGCTGGCCGAGGGTCTCAGGGAGCCGGGCTACCAGTGGAGCGACTACCAGCGCCATCTCGAGCGCTATCTGCTGGTGCTGGGGCCGGCCCAGCAGGAGGAGGGGAGCCCGGAGCCGCCGCCGGCCGGCGAGCCCGGCTCGTTGCCCGGCGGCCGGCGCCAGCCCAGCCTCTGGTAG
- a CDS encoding transcriptional repressor encodes MTYQRQVILETLRELTSHPTVDEIFQLIRRRAPRISLATVYRNLEILAESGLVRKIELAGQQKRFDGTMTPHHHVRCEGCGRVGDVLADCELPDLTSIAQCGTDFALTGCQVVFSGRCPHCQAAGAEPDPEDQPASPIS; translated from the coding sequence ATGACCTATCAGCGTCAGGTGATCCTGGAGACCCTGCGGGAGCTGACGAGCCATCCCACGGTGGACGAGATCTTCCAGCTCATCCGTCGCCGGGCGCCTCGCATCAGCCTGGCCACCGTGTACCGCAATCTGGAGATCCTGGCCGAATCGGGGCTGGTGCGCAAGATCGAGCTGGCCGGCCAGCAGAAGCGCTTCGACGGCACGATGACGCCCCATCACCATGTTCGTTGCGAGGGCTGCGGCCGGGTCGGGGACGTGCTGGCCGATTGCGAGCTGCCGGACCTGACCTCCATCGCCCAATGCGGCACGGACTTTGCACTCACTGGCTGCCAGGTGGTGTTCTCCGGCCGCTGCCCGCACTGCCAGGCCGCCGGCGCCGAGCCTGATCCAGAGGATCAACCCGCATCCCCCATCTCTTAA
- a CDS encoding ferritin gives MLSPTMEEAMNGQLNAELYSSYLYLAMAAYFESAGLSGCANWMRMQAQEEAFHAMKFFAHIGERGGRVRLAAIAAPPLEWASALAVFQDTLAHERKVTGLINGLLDQALAERDHASTNFLQWFVSEQVEEEANAGAIVDKLRLAGDASAPLFFLDTELAQRRFVMPGTGSAKPAAG, from the coding sequence ATGCTTTCCCCCACCATGGAAGAGGCCATGAACGGCCAGCTGAACGCGGAGCTGTACTCCTCCTACCTTTATCTGGCCATGGCCGCCTATTTCGAGTCGGCGGGCCTTTCGGGCTGCGCCAACTGGATGCGGATGCAGGCCCAGGAAGAGGCCTTCCACGCCATGAAGTTCTTCGCTCACATCGGCGAGCGGGGCGGCCGGGTGCGCCTGGCGGCCATCGCAGCGCCCCCCCTGGAATGGGCCTCGGCCCTGGCGGTCTTCCAGGACACCCTGGCCCACGAGCGCAAGGTGACGGGCCTCATCAACGGCCTTCTCGACCAGGCCCTGGCCGAGCGGGATCATGCCTCCACCAACTTCCTCCAGTGGTTCGTCTCCGAGCAGGTGGAGGAAGAGGCCAACGCCGGGGCCATCGTGGACAAGCTGCGCCTGGCCGGGGATGCCTCGGCGCCGCTGTTCTTTCTCGACACCGAGCTGGCCCAGCGCCGCTTCGTCATGCCCGGCACCGGCAGTGCCAAGCCGGCCGCCGGCTGA
- a CDS encoding AIR synthase-related protein, whose product MVARIEVGLKPEFVDAYGGTVARRIAGDLHLPIAGVRTLKVFTVDAELGQAELAALAGEAFRDPVTQEASLGSLALDGGLAFDWVVEVGFRPGVTDNEGHTAAQALALLLGRRLTAGEGVFTSVQYLLEGPLRREQVEMVARSLLANELIQRFAVKDRAQFVADQGMEKVVPRVTGLVSAAVAEIDLDVPDAELRRISREGTLALTVPEMTIIRDYLKRPEVLARRARYGLGERVTDVELESLAQTWSEHCKHKIFNAVIDYRDLATGESATITSLFDTYIRASTQAIRQDKGAADWCLSVFKDNAGVIRFDSDWKLAFKVETHNSPSALDPYGGALTGIVGVNRDPFGTGMGAKLVANTNVFCFASPFYDQPLPPRLLHPKRIFEGVRQGVEHGGNKSGIPTVNGSLVFDDRYAGKPLVFCGTIGILPDTLHGQPAETKKARAGDAIVMTGGRIGKDGIHGATFSSEELHEGSPATAVQIGDPITQKKMFDCLLVARDRGLYTCITDNGAGGLSSSVGEMAQDTGGFELHLDRAPLKYAGLAPWEIFLSEAQERMTLAVPQEHLPAFLALCAKMDVEATVLGTFTDSGLFHVLHDGRTVACLEMEFVHGGLPPMRLAAAWQPPRHPEPVLPAAPDLGATLRALLGRLNVCSKEYVVRQYDHEVQGGSVVKPLTGVANDGPSDAAVLRPVLTSFRGLAVSHGICPRYSDIDAFHMTACAIDEGIRNALAVGASLEHMAGLDNFCWCDPVLSDKTPDGPYKLAQLVRANQALARYTRAYGVPCISGKDSMKNDYLVAGTKISIPPTLLFSVVAVLPDVRQAVTMDLKRPGDRVYVLGLTRPELGASEYAGLLGAIGNTVPQVREEEALPRYQALAAACRQGLVASCHDCADGGLGVALAECAFAGGLGLAVDLDRVPAAGIDRTDVLLFAESQSRFVVSVAPEKVPAFEALLAGTGCALVGEVLAEPVLRCTAGGRTVVAEPLAALKEAWQRPLWL is encoded by the coding sequence ATGGTGGCCAGGATCGAGGTGGGACTGAAGCCTGAGTTCGTGGACGCGTATGGCGGCACCGTCGCGCGCCGCATCGCCGGCGACCTGCACCTGCCCATCGCCGGGGTGCGCACCTTGAAGGTCTTCACGGTGGACGCCGAGCTGGGCCAGGCGGAGCTGGCCGCCCTGGCGGGGGAGGCCTTCCGGGATCCGGTGACCCAGGAGGCCTCCCTGGGCTCCCTGGCCCTGGACGGGGGCCTGGCCTTCGACTGGGTGGTCGAGGTGGGCTTTCGGCCCGGGGTGACCGACAACGAGGGGCATACCGCGGCCCAGGCCCTGGCGCTCCTCCTGGGACGCCGCCTGACCGCCGGGGAGGGGGTGTTCACCTCGGTGCAGTACCTTCTTGAGGGCCCTTTGCGCCGGGAGCAGGTGGAGATGGTGGCCAGAAGCCTTCTGGCCAACGAGCTCATCCAGCGCTTTGCCGTCAAGGACCGGGCCCAGTTTGTGGCAGACCAGGGAATGGAGAAGGTGGTGCCCCGGGTCACCGGCCTGGTCTCCGCCGCGGTGGCCGAGATCGACCTCGATGTGCCGGATGCGGAGCTTAGGCGCATCAGCCGGGAGGGCACCCTGGCGCTGACGGTCCCGGAGATGACCATCATCCGCGACTACCTCAAGCGGCCTGAGGTGCTGGCGCGCCGGGCCCGCTACGGCCTTGGGGAGCGGGTCACCGACGTGGAGCTGGAGAGCCTGGCCCAGACCTGGTCCGAGCACTGCAAGCACAAGATCTTCAACGCGGTCATCGACTACCGCGACTTGGCCACCGGCGAGAGCGCGACCATCACCAGCCTTTTCGACACCTATATCCGGGCCTCCACCCAGGCCATCCGCCAGGACAAGGGCGCCGCCGACTGGTGCCTGTCGGTCTTCAAGGACAACGCCGGGGTCATCCGCTTCGACAGCGACTGGAAGCTGGCCTTCAAGGTCGAGACCCACAACAGCCCTTCAGCCCTGGACCCGTACGGCGGGGCGCTGACCGGTATCGTCGGCGTCAACCGCGATCCCTTCGGCACCGGGATGGGCGCCAAGCTGGTGGCCAACACCAACGTCTTCTGCTTTGCCTCGCCCTTCTACGACCAGCCGCTGCCACCCCGGCTCCTCCATCCGAAGCGGATCTTCGAGGGGGTGCGCCAGGGCGTGGAGCATGGTGGCAACAAGAGTGGCATCCCCACGGTCAACGGCTCCCTGGTCTTCGATGACCGGTATGCGGGCAAGCCGCTGGTCTTCTGCGGCACCATCGGCATCCTGCCGGACACCCTCCATGGCCAGCCCGCGGAGACCAAGAAGGCCCGGGCCGGCGACGCCATCGTCATGACCGGCGGCCGCATCGGCAAGGACGGCATCCACGGCGCCACCTTCTCCTCCGAGGAGCTGCACGAGGGCTCGCCGGCCACCGCTGTCCAGATCGGCGACCCCATCACCCAGAAGAAGATGTTCGACTGCCTGCTCGTGGCCCGGGATCGGGGGCTCTACACCTGCATCACCGACAACGGCGCCGGCGGCCTCTCCTCGTCGGTGGGCGAGATGGCCCAGGATACCGGCGGCTTCGAGCTGCACCTGGACCGGGCGCCGCTCAAGTACGCCGGCCTCGCCCCCTGGGAGATCTTCCTCTCCGAGGCCCAGGAGCGGATGACCCTGGCGGTGCCCCAGGAGCACCTGCCAGCCTTTCTGGCCCTGTGCGCCAAGATGGATGTGGAGGCCACGGTGCTGGGCACCTTCACCGACAGCGGCCTTTTCCACGTGCTCCACGACGGCCGCACCGTCGCCTGCCTGGAGATGGAATTCGTCCACGGCGGCCTGCCGCCTATGCGGCTGGCCGCCGCCTGGCAGCCGCCCCGCCATCCGGAGCCGGTCCTGCCGGCGGCGCCGGACCTGGGGGCCACCCTGCGGGCGCTTCTGGGGCGTCTCAATGTCTGCAGCAAAGAGTACGTGGTCCGGCAGTACGACCATGAGGTGCAGGGCGGCTCGGTGGTGAAGCCGTTGACCGGCGTCGCCAACGACGGTCCCAGCGATGCCGCGGTGCTGCGGCCGGTCCTCACCAGCTTCCGGGGCCTGGCGGTGAGCCACGGCATCTGTCCCCGTTACTCGGATATCGATGCCTTCCACATGACCGCCTGCGCTATCGACGAGGGCATCCGCAACGCCCTTGCCGTGGGCGCCAGCCTGGAGCACATGGCCGGGCTGGACAACTTCTGCTGGTGCGACCCGGTGCTCTCGGACAAGACCCCGGACGGGCCATACAAGCTGGCCCAGCTGGTGCGGGCCAACCAGGCCCTGGCCCGCTACACCCGGGCCTACGGCGTGCCGTGCATCTCCGGCAAGGACAGCATGAAGAACGATTACCTGGTGGCCGGCACCAAGATCTCCATCCCGCCGACCCTGCTCTTCTCGGTGGTGGCCGTGCTGCCCGACGTGCGGCAGGCGGTGACCATGGATCTCAAGCGGCCCGGCGATCGGGTCTACGTCCTGGGCCTCACCCGGCCGGAGCTGGGGGCCTCCGAGTACGCCGGCCTCCTGGGGGCCATCGGCAATACCGTGCCCCAGGTGCGGGAGGAGGAGGCCCTGCCCCGCTACCAGGCCTTGGCTGCGGCCTGCCGCCAGGGCCTGGTAGCCTCCTGCCACGACTGCGCTGACGGCGGCCTCGGGGTGGCCCTGGCGGAATGCGCCTTTGCCGGCGGCCTCGGACTGGCCGTGGACCTCGACCGGGTGCCCGCAGCAGGGATCGACCGCACAGACGTGCTGCTCTTTGCCGAGTCCCAGAGCCGCTTTGTGGTGAGTGTCGCCCCGGAGAAAGTCCCGGCCTTCGAGGCCCTCCTGGCCGGCACCGGCTGCGCCCTGGTGGGCGAGGTGCTGGCCGAGCCGGTGCTGCGCTGCACCGCCGGCGGCAGGACCGTGGTCGCCGAGCCGCTGGCCGCCCTCAAAGAGGCCTGGCAACGGCCCCTGTGGCTCTGA
- a CDS encoding desulfoferrodoxin, with amino-acid sequence MNERHQVYRCEVCGNIVEMLHASDGELVCCGQPMKLMTENTVDASREKHVPVVEQVAGGFKVKVGSVPHPMEEKHFIQWIELLADGQALRQFLAPGQAPEAFFATSAKVVTAREYCNLHGLWRS; translated from the coding sequence ATGAACGAGCGCCATCAGGTTTACCGGTGCGAGGTCTGCGGCAACATTGTCGAGATGCTCCATGCCAGCGACGGCGAGCTGGTCTGCTGCGGCCAGCCCATGAAGCTCATGACCGAGAACACCGTGGACGCCTCCCGGGAGAAGCACGTGCCGGTGGTGGAGCAGGTGGCGGGCGGCTTCAAGGTGAAGGTGGGCAGCGTGCCCCATCCCATGGAAGAAAAGCACTTTATCCAGTGGATCGAGCTGTTGGCCGATGGCCAGGCCCTCCGCCAGTTCCTGGCCCCGGGCCAGGCGCCGGAGGCCTTCTTCGCCACGTCGGCCAAGGTGGTGACCGCTCGGGAATACTGCAATCTGCACGGCCTGTGGAGGAGCTGA
- the rbr gene encoding rubrerythrin, with translation MGKLMGTETEKSLLAAFAGESQARNRYTYFASQAKKDGFRQIEAIFLETADQEKEHAKRFFKFLEGQDLEISGTFPAGVIGATLANLEAAAMGERHEHSTLYPGFAAIAREEGFAEVAAVFEAVSVAERQHEKRYLDLAANITAGRVFHRDQATTWRCRNCGYLHHSTDAPSRCPACAHEQAYFELLGENW, from the coding sequence ATGGGCAAGCTCATGGGCACCGAAACCGAAAAAAGCCTCCTCGCCGCCTTTGCGGGCGAATCCCAGGCCCGCAACCGGTACACCTACTTCGCCAGCCAGGCCAAAAAGGATGGCTTTCGCCAGATCGAGGCCATCTTCCTGGAGACCGCCGACCAGGAGAAGGAGCATGCCAAGCGCTTCTTCAAGTTCCTGGAAGGCCAGGACCTGGAGATCTCAGGAACCTTTCCGGCCGGGGTCATCGGCGCCACACTGGCCAACCTGGAGGCCGCGGCCATGGGGGAGCGCCACGAGCACAGCACCCTGTATCCCGGCTTTGCCGCCATCGCCCGGGAGGAGGGCTTTGCCGAAGTGGCCGCCGTTTTCGAGGCGGTGTCGGTGGCTGAAAGGCAGCACGAGAAGCGCTACCTGGATCTGGCTGCCAACATCACCGCCGGCCGAGTCTTCCACCGGGACCAGGCCACCACCTGGCGCTGCCGCAACTGCGGCTATCTGCACCACAGCACCGACGCCCCGAGCCGCTGCCCAGCCTGCGCCCACGAGCAGGCCTACTTCGAGCTCCTGGGCGAGAACTGGTAG